The following proteins are encoded in a genomic region of Canis lupus baileyi chromosome 30, mCanLup2.hap1, whole genome shotgun sequence:
- the LOC140621369 gene encoding uncharacterized protein encodes MAASTLSVCSSDLSYGGRVCLPGSGDSCPDPSWQVDDCPESYCEPPCCAPASCLTLLCTPASCGSSPCPPACPGSCQPSCGSCSPCQEGCGVSVCCKPVCCTPVCCKPVCCTLVCCKPVCCESSPCCQQSSCQPSCCSSSPCQEDSCVSVCCKPVCCTPVCCKPVCCTPVCCKPICCTPVCCTPVCCQASPCCQPSPCRPSSCMSLLCRPVCRPACCATHSPCQPSCCRQASSVSLLCRPVCSR; translated from the coding sequence ATGGCCGCCTCCACCCTGTCCGTCTGCTCCAGCGACCTGAGCTACGGCGGCCGCGTCTGCCTGCCCGGCTCCGGCGACTCCTGCCCCGACCCCTCCTGGCAGGTGGACGACTGTCCCGAGAGCTACTGCGAGCCCCCCTGCTGCGCCCCGGCCTCCTGCCTGACCCTCCTCTGCACCCCTGCGAGCTGCGggtccagcccctgcccaccaGCCTGCCCCGGCTCCTGCCAGCCCTCGTGCGGcagctgctccccctgccagGAGGGCTGCGGTGTGTctgtctgctgcaagcccgtGTGCTGCACCCCCGTCTGCTGCAAGCCCGTCTGCTGCACCCTTGTATGCTGCAAGCCCGTCTGCTGTGAGTCCTCCCCCTGCTGCCAGCAGTCTAGCTGCCAGCCTTCCTGCTgcagctcctccccctgccaggaagacagctgtgtgtctgtctgctgcaagcccgtctgctgcacccctgtctgctgcaagcccgtCTGCTGCACCCCTGTCTGCTGCAAGCCCATCTGCTGCACCCCTGTCTGCTGCACCCCCGTCTGCTGCCAGGCCTCCCCCTgctgccagcccagcccctgcagaCCCTCCTCCTGCATGTCCCTCCTGTGCCGCCCTGTGTGCAGGCCCGCCTGCTGTGCCACCCACTCTCCTTGTCAGCCTAGCTGCTGCCGCCAGGCCTCCAGCGTGTCCCTGCTGTGCCGCCCCGTGTGCTCCCGCTGA